One window of Quercus robur chromosome 12, dhQueRobu3.1, whole genome shotgun sequence genomic DNA carries:
- the LOC126710274 gene encoding indole-3-acetic acid-induced protein ARG2: MARSFSNAKLLSALVVDGFSNTITRRGYAAASQGVASSVARSGNSGSSMVKKQGEEIVGSTEKVSWVPDPVTGYYRPENRVDEIDVAELRAIFLNNKN; the protein is encoded by the exons CTCGCTCTTTCTCCAACGCTAAGCTTCTCTCTGCTCTCGTTGTTGATGGCTTTTCTAACACTATTACCAG ACGTGGATATGCGGCGGCTTCACAAGGAGTTGCTTCAAGCGTGGCAAGAAGTGGTAATTCAGGATCAAGTATGGTGAAGAAGCAAGGTGAGGAGATTGTGGGGTCCACCGAGAAGGTCTCGTGGGTCCCAGACCCCGTCACCGGCTACTACAGACCTGAGAATCGTGTCGACGAGATCGACGTGGCTGAGCTACGTGCAATTTTCTTAAACAACAAGAACTAA